In the Topomyia yanbarensis strain Yona2022 chromosome 3, ASM3024719v1, whole genome shotgun sequence genome, one interval contains:
- the LOC131692770 gene encoding uncharacterized protein LOC131692770, which produces MDYDFFWRKIQEDFGDISPHLRNILRIQNLCNKSLTTLSRDSLQAIVHDMRNMADFLSQEASKGGLPLSNIYGARWAKDPKNFTFLEGESLSLVHLAEHLKKRDITNFLKFSRSQSSATAIALQPPHLSPKMQQSSQHPAESTEEFKMGPTEMQILGKIQRFYSSQNVHDPEFESFRASLSDLKVRLLPITNGIERAAITCPVCTREGRQCKKITLKRDQHGNWHIYSFTRHCHMLHCMPKGSRKRQYSEIEDADAESLEDVPVDAETIKIEFEDSNTEWCN; this is translated from the exons ATGGACTAC GACTTTTTCTGGAgaaagattcaagaagattttgGAGATATTTCTCCTCATTTGCGCAACATATTAAGGATTCAAAACCTGTGTAATAAATCTTTAACCACGTTGAGCCGAGATTCTCTACAGGCAATTGTTCACGATATGCGTAACATGGCTGATTTCCTGTCCCAAGAAGCGTCCAAAGGTGGCCTTCCCTTAAGCAACATTTACGGCGCAAGGTGGGCAAAAGATCCCAAGAATTTTACCTTTTTAGAGGGGGAATCTTTAAGTCTCGTGCACTTGgcagagcatttgaagaaaagagATATCaccaattttctaaaattttcaagAAGCCAATCTTCAGCTACTGCAATCGCCCTTCAACCACCTCACCTCTCGCCCAAAATGCAACAATCATCGCAACATCCTGCCGAGTCAACGGAGGAGTTCAAAATGGGACCAACTGAAATGCAAATACTCGGTAAAATCCAACGATTCTATTCATCACA GAATGTCCATGATCCTGAATTTGAGAGCTTTCGAGCCAGTCTTAGTGATCTGAAGGTGCGATTACTCCCAATAACCAATGGGATTGAACGTGCAGCCATCACGTGTCCGGTGTGTACGCGGGAGGGGCGACAGTGCAAGAAAATAACGCTAAAAAGGGACCAACACGGTAATTGGCATATTTATAGTTTCACGCGTCACTGTCACATGCTCCACTGTATGCCGAAGGGAAGTAGAAAGCGACAATACTCCGAGATTGAAGATGCGGACGCGGAGAGCCTCGAGGATGTCCCCGTGGATGCAGAGACCATCAAGATAGAATTCGAAG atTCAAACACCGAATGGTGTAATTAA
- the LOC131688091 gene encoding DNA repair protein RAD51 homolog 2-like: protein MCEVETGVQILQRISSRLTSNVKCLDSNLFPDGGPAKGEMVEIVGESNCGKSILVLELIAKIILPTDCGGHALGAVFVNCDNNINMIRLLNVMEKQIVNCSSPANRSVERQEIHNIREESLARLSIIKCCTLDEFEFSMLTLSDIFIKNPLNVYLLIDSIVAFYWNKCTEKNLIRMDTYVKSLHNRLKKLSQERKVIIIFTRPSYFGSGRESIQGEFAGPNEGPPVTQTSSATGGTSLMTTSTAGSSLSLPIEHRIELGEVTTQTPSDDRKFNAFVYSKGTQLIKFYIIDRYGINWLN, encoded by the coding sequence ATGTGTGAAGTGGAAACCGGCGTTCAGATTCTGCAGAGAATTTCCTCTCGACTAACATCCAATGTGAAATGTCTTGATTCCAATCTGTTCCCAGACGGTGGCCCAGCGAAGGGGGAAATGGTGGAAATAGTCGGCGAAAGCAACTGTGGAAAATCAATCCTTGTTCTGGAGCTGATCGCCAAAATAATACTTCCGACAGACTGTGGTGGACATGCACTTGGTGCCGTGTTTGTAAACTGCGATAACAACATCAACATGATTCGGCTGCTGAACGTGATGGAGAAGCAGATTGTAAATTGTTCGAGCCCAGCCAATCGAAGCGTTGAACGGCAAGAGATTCACAACATCCGAGAAGAGTCCTTAGCCAGACTATCCATAATAAAATGCTGCACGTTGGATGAATTTGAATTTTCAATGCTTACTTTGAGCGATATATTCATCAAAAACCCGCTCAATGTGTATCTGCTGATCGATTCCATTGTAGCGTTCTATTGGAACAAATGCACCGAGAAAAACCTCATTCGGATGGACACATACGTTAAATCGTTGCACAATAGACTGAAAAAGCTCAGCCAAGAGCGGAAGGTGATAATCATTTTTACTAGACCATCATACTTTGGATCTGGACGCGAGTCGATACAAGGAGAATTTGCTGGACCGAATGAGGGGCCCCCCGTTACGCAAACGTCATCCGCGACAGGAGGAACGAGCCTAATGACTACTTCAACTGCAGGCAGCAGCTTGAGCTTACCGATCGAGCATCGAATTGAATTGGGTGAAGTCACCACTCAAACACCAAGTGATGACCGGAAGTTTAACGCATTTGTCTATTCGAAAGGTACACAGCTGATTAAGTTTTATATCATTGATAGATATGGAATAAACTGGCTCAATTGA
- the LOC131686734 gene encoding THO complex subunit 4, with the protein MVDKIEMSLDDIIKSQRPQRGGGSRGGPFRNGNSNGSGPRGRGRNGSVGGGYRSNRGPSGGGGVLKGRNRGGIQRSSKYARGDMNSAWKHDMYEGARKSRLLAAAGLGIIGPGGLGSTKLMVSNLDFGVSESDINELFADFGPLKNASVHYDRSGRSLGTADVIFERRADAIKAMKQYNGVPLDGRPMSIQLATSDIPIPRTPRLGSSGPARSPRRQSSGGPPRGSNPSSRRGGGSGGGGPRRQQRETKTAEELDAELDAYTKDMK; encoded by the exons ATGGTGGACAAAATCGAAATGAGTCTGGATGATATCATAAAATCACAGCGCCCGCAACGCGGAGGTGGTAGCCGTGGCGGTCCGTTCCGCAACGGTAATAGTAATGGTAGCGGCCCTCGAGGTCGTGGTCGAAATGGGTCCGTCGGTGGAGGATACCGCTCAAATCGTGGCCCATCGGGCGGCGGTGGTGTCCTCAAGGGACGCAATCGTGGTGGAATCCAGCGATCATCAAAATACGCACGG GGTGACATGAACAGCGCATGGAAGCACGATATGTACGAGGGAGCTCGCAAGAGTCGCCTGTTGGCAGCGGCCGGACTAGGAATAATTGGCCCCGGAGGACTGGGTAGCACCAAACTGATGGTATCAAATCTGGATTTTGGCGTATCAGAGTCGGACATCAACGAGTTGTTCGCGGATTTCGGGCCTCTTAAAAATGCCTCGGTACACTACGACCGATCGGGAAGATCCTTGG GCACTGCCGATGTGATCTTTGAACGTCGGGCCGATGCTATCAAGGCGATGAAACAATACAACGGAGTACCCCTGGACGGTCGGCCAATGAGCATACAGTTGGCGACATCAGACATTCCGATCCCGCGGACACCACGATTGGGCTCCAGTGGGCCTGCCCGTTCCCCTCGGAGACAGAGTAGCGGTGGACCTCCTAGAG GTTCCAACCCATCGAGTCGTCGGGGAGGAGGCAGCGGTGGAGGTGGTCCACGCCGACAGCAACGTGAAACCAAAACCGCAGAAGAGCTGGACGCTGAGTTGGACGCATATACCAAGGATATGAAGTAA